From Natronorubrum halophilum, a single genomic window includes:
- a CDS encoding tyrosine-type recombinase/integrase encodes MSSEQINWSRMSLEELQMTWNTEVEPALQRGGVDLDERPTYQEVADAGYGGIAYALREHHELTLTEFLETVGYVEPDSTESYEWGIDDEITIDALEAFLRRIENKRAESTARSKRYRLATYVRLYERIHATASIVDRVRDADNQYDELRRVEAVLYELDDELESPESKLRYLSDIRQFYRHIETRHAGAFNPTENVDHGEIWEQQIPDNRDNPALSSEQVATLYTAIESPDEQLLVLGLCAWGLRRSEVASLHVSQLVLEGEDPHITFEERKNGPGTVALIYGVSELADRIDVLGGDDREWNGYLFPSRKSSSGHVTGETIQARFKRVADRADVRVRGERPTSKTGRRYWYTTYNQAMTDLLENLDVIAGEQGSSDASVVLKNYLSEAERRKYRREFMRERLAEAFENE; translated from the coding sequence ATGAGTAGCGAGCAAATCAACTGGTCGCGAATGTCACTCGAGGAACTTCAGATGACGTGGAACACCGAAGTCGAACCAGCCCTCCAGCGTGGCGGCGTCGATCTCGACGAGCGACCCACGTACCAGGAGGTCGCCGACGCCGGCTACGGTGGCATCGCCTACGCGCTTCGCGAACACCACGAGCTGACGCTGACCGAGTTTCTCGAGACCGTCGGTTACGTGGAACCCGATTCTACCGAGTCTTACGAGTGGGGTATCGACGACGAAATCACCATCGACGCGCTCGAGGCGTTCCTGCGACGGATCGAAAACAAGCGCGCCGAGTCAACGGCCCGCTCGAAACGATATCGACTCGCGACGTACGTCCGCCTGTACGAACGGATCCACGCGACGGCGTCGATCGTCGACCGTGTACGAGACGCCGACAACCAATACGACGAACTCCGGCGCGTCGAAGCCGTTCTCTATGAACTCGACGACGAACTCGAGAGTCCCGAATCGAAGCTCCGGTATCTGAGCGACATTCGTCAGTTCTATCGACACATCGAGACGCGCCACGCCGGGGCGTTCAACCCGACGGAAAACGTCGACCACGGCGAGATTTGGGAGCAACAGATACCCGATAACCGGGATAATCCGGCCCTCTCGAGCGAGCAGGTCGCCACGCTGTACACCGCCATCGAGAGTCCCGACGAACAGCTACTCGTGCTCGGGCTGTGTGCGTGGGGACTTCGCCGAAGCGAGGTCGCCTCACTCCACGTCTCCCAACTGGTACTCGAGGGCGAGGATCCACACATCACGTTCGAAGAACGAAAGAACGGGCCGGGGACGGTCGCGTTGATCTACGGCGTATCCGAACTGGCCGATCGAATCGACGTTCTCGGCGGCGACGATCGGGAGTGGAACGGTTATCTGTTCCCCTCGAGGAAGTCCTCGAGCGGTCACGTTACGGGCGAGACGATACAGGCGCGATTCAAACGCGTGGCCGACCGGGCCGACGTCCGGGTTCGCGGCGAGCGGCCGACGTCGAAGACGGGGCGTCGGTACTGGTATACGACGTACAACCAGGCGATGACGGATCTCCTCGAGAATCTGGACGTGATCGCAGGCGAGCAAGGAAGCTCCGACGCGTCGGTGGTACTGAAAAACTACC